From Tachypleus tridentatus isolate NWPU-2018 chromosome 8, ASM421037v1, whole genome shotgun sequence, a single genomic window includes:
- the LOC143224223 gene encoding putative lipid scramblase CLPTM1: MDMYIYVSEDENRPIFNDSEQLVWLEKGLVYGDWNGGSNGDGTSTHETTIVASSKLQNNGSLWLHVYIVKSGRSPDPSEKTHSRIYTVYKKKRLNKYKKLRYQRTHNLLTGETALDPELVKKSEKTLKR, from the exons gatATGTATATCTATGTAAGTGAAGATGAAAATCGGCCAATATTTAATGATTCAGAACAGTTGGTGTGGTTAGAGAAAGGATTAGTGTACGGTGACTGGAATGGAGGATCTAATGGTGATGGGACTTCTACACACGAAACAACAATTGTGGCTTCTAGT AAGCTACAGAACAATGGAAGTCTGTGGCTTCATGTATATATTGTGAAAAGTGGGAGATCTCCAGACCCATCAGAAAAAACACACTCCAGGATTTATACTGTTTACAAGAAGAAAC GCTTGAACAAGTACAAGAAACTTCGTTATCAACGAACCCACAATCTTCTGACTGGTGAAACTGCTCTTGATCCAGAGCTTGTAAAG